The following proteins come from a genomic window of Anabas testudineus chromosome 3, fAnaTes1.2, whole genome shotgun sequence:
- the pop4 gene encoding ribonuclease P protein subunit p29 — protein sequence MDALVQARIPPDLVKVLGVESKSRSKAEAFTEAFLKNSIRQNARHDLTSMLSHKAVILGFARPKKDKSKRNSKKAKGLNAHQKRAMKIFQIKPEHQRYELFLPLHQLWRQYIVDLCGGLKPTSSPQFVQQKLLKADFHGAIITVVRSKCPSYVGTTGILVQEFKHVFKIITKENKLKVIPKRNSVFEVELNGFISHIYGSKFEQRASERSAKKFKVRGTIDL from the exons CACTTGTTCAAGCACGGATTCCTCCGGACCTGGTGAAGGTTCTTGGCGTGGAG TCTAAGTCCAGGTCAAAGGCGGAGGCCTTCACTGAGGCGTTCCTGAAGAACAGCATTCGGCAGAATGCGCGACATGATCTGACGAGCATGCTGAGTCACAAGGCTGTGATCTTGGGCTTTGCCAGGCCCAAGAAGGACAAGTCCAAGAGGAACAGCAAGAAAGCCAAAGGACTGAATGCTCATCAGAAGAGAGCAATGAAGATCTTTCAGATCAAGCCTGAACACCAGAG ATACGAGCTCTTCCTGCCCCTCCATCAGCTCTGGAGACAGTACATTGTTGACCTGTGCGGTGGCTTGAAACCAACAAG CAGTCCACAGTTTGTGCAGCAGAAGCTTCTGAAGGCTGACTTCCACGGCGCCATCATCACAG TGGTTCGGTCCAAATGTCCCTCATACGTGGGGACCACAGGGATTCTAGTCCAGGAGTTCAAACATGTCTTCAAAATCATCACCAAGGAGAACAAACTGAAAG TAATCCCTAAGAGGAACAGCGTATTTGAAGTGGAGCTGAACGGCTTCATCTCTCACATCTACGGGAGCAAGTTTGAGCAGCGTGCGAGTGAACGCTCGGCCAAGAAGTTTAAAGTCAGAGGGACCATCGACCTGTGA
- the plekhf1 gene encoding pleckstrin homology domain-containing family F member 1, whose translation MVDQLTFTEENRERIQAIENSFGPSGKSLYQPNRVLIGEGRLMKQSRRGPQPKVFFLFNDVLVYGSIILNGHWYKNQQIIPLEDIQLEDLEDGFKMRNQWLMRTPRKSFYVAAASYEEKQAWIQHIEDCRSRLLQSSGRRPSSTFAVTWIPDQASAICMRCSNRFTMTQRRHHCRKCGFVVCGACSKKRAVIGHIHPTKQLRVCGVCHSNLLETEEETQDMARERGGSNEMMGSDEDEVEGSSDDEEAEEQIEVHDPSRWMDSQMDSLSVYVYLKPEHLSPQT comes from the exons ATGGTAGATCAGCTAACATTCACTGAAGAGAACCGGGAACGAATCCAAGCCATTGAGAACTCATTCGGGCCATCGGGGAAGTCCTTGTACCAGCCCAACAGGGTTCTGATTGGAGAGGGTCGTCTGATGAAGCAGAGCCGCAGGGGGCCACAGCCTAaagtcttctttcttttcaatgATGTGTTGGTTTATGGCAGTATCATTCTGAACGGCCACTGGTACAAAAACCAGCAGATCATCCCTCTAG AGGACATCCAGCTAGAAGACTTAGAGGATGGTTTCAAAATGAGAAACCAATGGCTGATGCGAACACCGCGCAAATCCTTCTATGTGGCAGCTGCTTCATATGAGGAGAAGCAGGCTTGGATACAACACATAGAGGACTGTCGGTCCAGACTTCTGCAGAGCAGCGGCCGCAGACCCTCCTCAACTTTTGCTGTTACATGGATCCCCGATCAGGCCTCCGCCATCTGCATGCGCTGCTCCAACAGGTTTACCATGACGCAACGTCGACACCACTGCAGAAAATGCGGCTTTGTGGTCTGCGGTGCGTGCTCCAAGAAGAGAGCAGTGATTGGACACATTCACCCGACTAAGCAGTTGAGGGTCTGTGGTGTTTGTCACTCGAATCTtttggagacagaggaggagacccAAGACATGGCTCGTGAAAGGGGGGGCAGCAATGAGATGATGGGCTCGGATGAAGATGAAGTGGAGGGATCTAGTGATGACgaggaggcagaggagcagaTTGAGGTCCATGACCCAAGCAGGTGGATGGACTCCCAAATGGACTCGTTGTCAGTCTATGTCTACCTCAAACCAGAGCATCTGAGTCCCCAAACATAA